From a single Shewanella donghaensis genomic region:
- a CDS encoding glycogen/starch/alpha-glucan phosphorylase has translation MTVTKGKAREKKNTVKTAKIKVSEKTSPKAVSASDQVKQHDCDPCEALDATFKRQVQGVLGRDENATNDMYSALASTIKLQLLEQWRETRLKDNQYQQKQVAYLSLEFLMGRTLGNALLSLDLTDDTHAALKQYSADLETLQEAELDAGLGNGGLGRLAACFLDSCASLDLAVVGYGIRYEYGMFKQKLVDGYQVEQPDRWLREGNPWEVRMANHAITVPFFGHTESYVDLKGHRHYVWIDTQDVNAIPHDMPVPGFRNGRINTLRLWKAEATDDFDLAEFNDGDYTEAVARKNLAEQITMVLYPNDASENGKELRLRQQYFLSSASLQDIIQRYVAVHGTDFSRFSELNVMQLNDTHPSIAVPEMMRLLMDSHGLNWDQAWAITSKSVAYTNHTLLPEALERWPVRMLKHMLPRILDIIYEINARYLEDVAHHWPGDNDKLAAMSIIEEGHEPHVRMAYLAIVASFSVNGVAGLHTKLLKSGLFNDFYQLWPDKFNNKTNGVTPRRWLAHCNPRLAQLLTRRLGDSWMTDLTQLTALNAFTDDKAFIKQWQAVKYDNKVDLTKLIAQECEVVFEPEMMFDVQVKRIHEYKRQLLNILHVIHLYQRIVADDTEGLQPRCVLIGGKAAPGYAMAKQIIKLANNVAHMVNSDPLVTPFLRFAFLPNYNVSAMEKICPATDLSEQISTAGKEASGTGNMKFMMNGAMTIGTLDGANIEMLEEVGEDNFFLFGLNADEVSQLKPHYNPQQYIQQSPALGHVLEMLKSGHFNLVEPGIFDSIIAAIEDPYDQWMIAADFEAYRVAQEKVSQVYADQHHWTQMSIRNTAASGRFSSDNTISAYRDEIWHAK, from the coding sequence ATGACAGTCACTAAAGGAAAAGCTCGCGAGAAAAAAAACACAGTTAAAACGGCAAAAATAAAAGTATCAGAGAAAACATCACCAAAGGCTGTTTCTGCATCAGATCAGGTAAAGCAACATGATTGTGACCCATGTGAGGCGTTAGATGCGACCTTTAAACGTCAAGTTCAAGGTGTTCTAGGGCGTGATGAAAATGCCACTAATGATATGTATAGCGCACTAGCGTCCACTATAAAATTACAGCTACTAGAACAATGGCGCGAAACACGTTTAAAAGACAATCAATACCAGCAAAAACAGGTGGCCTATTTATCGCTAGAGTTTTTGATGGGCCGAACACTGGGTAATGCCTTACTAAGCTTAGATTTAACGGATGACACTCATGCAGCGCTTAAACAATACTCCGCAGATTTAGAAACCTTACAAGAAGCTGAGTTAGATGCTGGACTTGGTAATGGCGGTTTAGGGCGTTTAGCGGCGTGTTTTCTTGATAGTTGTGCCAGTTTAGATTTAGCCGTTGTGGGATATGGTATTCGTTATGAATATGGCATGTTCAAGCAAAAATTAGTTGATGGTTATCAAGTAGAACAACCCGACCGCTGGCTTCGAGAAGGCAACCCATGGGAAGTGAGAATGGCTAATCACGCCATTACTGTGCCTTTTTTTGGTCATACAGAATCTTATGTGGATTTAAAAGGTCACCGACATTATGTGTGGATAGATACCCAAGATGTTAATGCAATTCCCCACGATATGCCGGTACCAGGCTTTAGAAATGGCCGCATAAATACCCTACGACTCTGGAAAGCTGAAGCCACAGATGATTTTGATTTAGCTGAATTTAATGACGGTGATTATACCGAGGCTGTGGCTCGTAAAAATTTAGCAGAACAAATTACCATGGTGTTATACCCAAATGACGCCAGTGAAAATGGTAAAGAGCTGCGTTTACGCCAACAATACTTTTTATCTTCAGCCAGCTTACAAGACATTATTCAGCGATATGTTGCCGTTCACGGCACTGACTTTAGCCGCTTTAGTGAACTGAATGTCATGCAGCTTAATGATACTCATCCGAGCATTGCCGTACCTGAAATGATGCGGCTATTAATGGATTCCCATGGACTTAATTGGGATCAAGCGTGGGCGATAACCTCAAAAAGTGTGGCTTATACCAACCATACCTTGTTGCCAGAAGCATTAGAGCGCTGGCCTGTGCGAATGCTTAAACATATGCTGCCACGTATTTTAGACATTATTTACGAAATCAATGCCCGCTATTTAGAAGATGTCGCGCATCATTGGCCGGGAGACAATGACAAACTAGCGGCAATGTCAATTATTGAAGAAGGCCATGAACCGCACGTAAGAATGGCTTATTTGGCTATTGTGGCGAGCTTTTCGGTCAACGGTGTTGCAGGCTTACATACCAAATTATTAAAGTCAGGCTTATTTAATGACTTTTATCAATTATGGCCAGACAAATTCAATAACAAAACCAACGGTGTAACACCAAGACGTTGGTTAGCACATTGTAATCCAAGACTTGCACAATTGCTTACTCGTCGTTTAGGTGACAGTTGGATGACTGACTTAACCCAACTTACGGCATTAAACGCCTTCACAGATGACAAAGCCTTTATTAAGCAATGGCAAGCCGTTAAGTACGACAATAAAGTGGATTTAACAAAGCTTATTGCCCAGGAGTGCGAGGTCGTATTTGAACCTGAAATGATGTTTGATGTGCAAGTTAAACGAATACACGAATATAAACGTCAATTACTGAATATCCTCCATGTTATTCATTTATATCAACGCATTGTCGCAGACGATACTGAAGGTTTGCAACCTCGTTGTGTGCTTATTGGCGGCAAAGCTGCGCCCGGTTATGCCATGGCGAAACAAATCATTAAGCTTGCCAATAATGTGGCACATATGGTGAATTCAGATCCATTAGTTACGCCATTTCTACGTTTTGCCTTTTTGCCAAACTATAACGTCAGCGCAATGGAAAAAATCTGTCCAGCCACTGATTTGTCCGAACAAATATCTACCGCAGGAAAAGAAGCCTCTGGCACCGGTAATATGAAGTTCATGATGAATGGGGCAATGACAATCGGCACGTTAGACGGTGCCAATATTGAAATGCTAGAAGAAGTTGGTGAAGATAACTTCTTCTTATTTGGCCTTAACGCAGATGAAGTTAGTCAACTAAAACCTCACTACAACCCTCAACAATATATTCAACAGTCACCAGCGCTCGGTCATGTACTAGAGATGCTAAAAAGTGGCCATTTCAATTTAGTGGAACCGGGGATCTTTGACAGCATCATTGCTGCCATTGAAGACCCATATGATCAATGGATGATCGCCGCCGATTTTGAAGCATACCGTGTAGCACAAGAAAAAGTGTCACAGGTCTATGCCGATCAACATCATTGGACTCAAATGAGTATTCGAAATACTGCAGCCAGCGGACGTTTTTCTAGTGACAACACCATTAGTGCTTATCGAGATGAGATTTGGCATGCCAAATAA
- the pabB gene encoding aminodeoxychorismate synthase component I encodes MYSRGNQSLAIQQLDWCITTHALFEYFAHQPWAMLLDSANANHLDAKYDIIAISPIACLTYQNGISQLTIVDDQLTPVLADFENHDDIFENLRHLQHVLFPKKHPCHLPFSGGLMGSFSYDLGRVIEKLPVAAKQDIHLPEMSVGFYDFCLVYCYQKQTWFALHYQGQDALEIKLNEIDTKLADVNKQSEKLTSFALSTKWSNQTSPQQYQQRFEKVKAYLQSGDCYQINLTQRFSAEYKGNEWQAYLALSDANKAPFSAFMRLDDHCIMSISPERFIQLCGDKISTKPIKGTLPRSSDLKQDKLNAQQLQHSIKDRAENVMIVDLLRNDISKVAKPGSVNVPKLFEIESFPAVHHLVSTIEAKLSPQLDAIDIIKAAFPGGSITGAPKVRAMQIIEELEPSRRSIYCGSIGYISQDGHMDTSITIRTLITENDTIYCWAGGGVVADSNAEAEYQECFDKVSKILPILEQL; translated from the coding sequence ATGTATTCTCGCGGCAACCAATCTTTGGCTATCCAACAACTCGATTGGTGTATCACCACCCACGCGCTATTTGAGTACTTTGCCCATCAGCCTTGGGCTATGTTGTTAGATTCAGCCAATGCCAATCACCTTGATGCGAAATATGACATCATTGCCATTAGTCCAATTGCTTGTTTAACATATCAAAATGGCATAAGTCAGCTAACCATCGTTGATGATCAATTAACACCAGTTTTAGCTGATTTTGAGAATCATGATGATATTTTTGAAAATTTAAGACATTTACAACATGTGTTATTTCCAAAAAAACACCCCTGCCATTTGCCATTTAGTGGCGGTCTTATGGGCAGTTTCAGCTATGACTTAGGTAGAGTCATTGAAAAGCTCCCTGTAGCGGCTAAACAAGATATTCATCTACCTGAAATGAGCGTGGGCTTTTATGACTTTTGCTTAGTTTATTGCTACCAAAAACAAACTTGGTTTGCGCTGCATTATCAAGGTCAAGATGCGCTAGAAATTAAGTTGAATGAAATTGATACCAAGTTAGCAGATGTTAATAAACAATCAGAAAAATTAACTTCATTTGCCCTTTCTACCAAATGGTCAAATCAAACCTCACCTCAGCAATACCAACAAAGGTTCGAAAAAGTAAAAGCCTACTTGCAGTCTGGTGATTGTTATCAAATAAATTTAACGCAACGTTTCAGTGCTGAATATAAAGGCAATGAATGGCAGGCTTATTTGGCGCTATCAGATGCGAACAAAGCGCCTTTCTCGGCATTTATGCGCCTTGATGACCATTGCATTATGTCGATTTCGCCTGAGCGATTTATTCAGCTTTGTGGTGATAAGATATCCACTAAACCAATCAAGGGCACTTTGCCACGCTCAAGTGATTTAAAGCAAGATAAGCTCAATGCACAACAGCTACAACACTCAATAAAAGACCGGGCTGAGAATGTCATGATTGTCGACTTGCTCCGTAATGACATCAGTAAGGTTGCTAAGCCAGGGTCTGTGAATGTACCTAAACTGTTTGAAATCGAGAGTTTTCCGGCAGTTCATCATTTAGTAAGTACCATCGAAGCTAAATTATCTCCTCAATTAGATGCTATTGATATCATAAAAGCGGCCTTCCCTGGCGGTTCTATTACTGGAGCTCCGAAAGTAAGAGCTATGCAAATCATTGAGGAACTTGAACCATCAAGACGCAGTATTTACTGCGGCAGTATTGGGTATATAAGTCAGGATGGACATATGGATACCAGCATTACCATTCGAACGCTGATCACTGAGAATGATACCATTTATTGCTGGGCTGGCGGCGGAGTGGTAGCCGATTCAAATGCTGAAGCCGAGTATCAAGAATGCTTTGATAAAGTGAGTAAAATACTGCCTATTTTAGAACAGCTTTAA
- the glgC gene encoding glucose-1-phosphate adenylyltransferase, giving the protein MSNVRYISNLTRDTYALILAGGRGSRLHELTDFRAKPALYFGGKFRIIDFPLSNCINSGIRRVGVVTQYKSHSLIRHVTRGWGHFKKELGESVEIMPASQQTHGNWYEGTADAVFQNIDIIRHELPKYVMVLSGDHVYRMDYAGLLAAHAESGADMTVCCLETPIPEAAKAFGVMEVDEDMRVVGFEEKPEHPKPIPGNEECCLASMGNYVFNTKFLFDQLKKDADNENSDRDFGKDIIPSIIKHANIFAFPFTSAVPDEPAYWRDVGTLDSFFQANMELLSPTPALNLYDAKWPIWTYQEQLPPAKFVFDDDDRRGMAVDSIVSGGCIISGAKVKRSVLFDEVRVCSYSLVKDSVLLPDVVVLKNCNIQNAIIDRGCIIPEGTTIGFSREQDIARGFRVSEKGITLVTRKMLGLPVGYE; this is encoded by the coding sequence ATGTCAAATGTTCGTTATATTAGTAATCTTACCCGTGATACCTATGCATTAATTTTAGCTGGTGGCCGAGGCTCTCGTTTACATGAGCTGACAGACTTTCGTGCTAAACCGGCGTTATATTTTGGTGGTAAATTCCGCATTATTGATTTCCCTTTATCTAATTGTATTAACTCCGGGATCCGCCGTGTAGGTGTGGTGACACAATATAAATCTCACTCGTTGATACGCCACGTAACCCGTGGCTGGGGGCACTTTAAAAAAGAATTAGGTGAGTCGGTTGAAATAATGCCTGCATCGCAGCAAACCCATGGCAATTGGTATGAAGGCACTGCTGATGCGGTGTTCCAAAATATTGATATTATTCGTCATGAGCTGCCTAAATACGTGATGGTGTTGTCAGGTGATCATGTGTATCGAATGGACTATGCGGGTTTACTTGCAGCGCACGCTGAATCTGGTGCAGATATGACCGTATGCTGCTTAGAAACGCCGATACCAGAGGCTGCGAAAGCGTTTGGCGTAATGGAAGTGGATGAAGACATGCGCGTTGTCGGATTTGAAGAAAAACCCGAACACCCTAAACCAATACCGGGCAATGAAGAGTGTTGTTTGGCATCGATGGGTAACTATGTCTTTAACACTAAATTCTTGTTTGACCAGCTAAAGAAAGATGCTGATAACGAAAACTCAGATAGAGATTTTGGTAAAGATATTATTCCTTCAATCATTAAACACGCCAATATTTTCGCATTCCCATTCACCAGTGCTGTGCCTGATGAGCCTGCATATTGGCGTGATGTGGGTACATTGGATTCATTCTTTCAAGCGAATATGGAGCTGTTATCACCAACACCAGCATTGAATTTATATGATGCAAAATGGCCTATTTGGACTTATCAGGAACAACTACCGCCTGCAAAATTTGTTTTTGATGATGATGACAGACGCGGCATGGCTGTTGATTCAATCGTGTCTGGTGGTTGTATTATTTCGGGTGCCAAAGTGAAACGAAGTGTGTTGTTTGATGAGGTTCGAGTGTGTTCTTACTCTTTGGTTAAAGACTCAGTGTTATTGCCAGACGTTGTGGTACTTAAAAATTGTAATATTCAAAATGCCATTATTGATCGTGGCTGTATCATCCCTGAAGGAACCACAATTGGCTTTAGCCGTGAGCAAGATATTGCCCGCGGTTTTAGAGTTTCTGAGAAAGGCATCACTTTGGTAACAAGGAAAATGCTCGGTTTGCCAGTGGGTTATGAATAA
- a CDS encoding acyl-CoA thioesterase, giving the protein MKFYSRRFIKPEHLNPANSLFGGQLLSWIDEEAAIFAGCQMKSSSLVTKLISEVNFMTPARQGDVIEFSLSLISYGSSSIVVACQVRNKLTHAPIVRIDKMVFIHVNEQGLPEPHGMRANAA; this is encoded by the coding sequence ATGAAGTTTTATAGTCGACGATTTATTAAACCTGAGCATTTAAACCCTGCTAATTCATTATTCGGTGGCCAACTCTTAAGTTGGATTGATGAAGAGGCTGCTATTTTTGCAGGCTGCCAGATGAAGAGTTCGAGCCTAGTCACTAAGTTAATATCAGAAGTGAATTTCATGACGCCAGCGCGTCAGGGAGATGTTATTGAATTTAGCTTGTCGCTTATCAGCTATGGGTCAAGCTCAATAGTCGTTGCGTGCCAAGTGCGTAATAAACTCACCCATGCCCCGATTGTGCGCATAGATAAAATGGTATTTATCCATGTGAATGAACAGGGATTACCTGAGCCACATGGTATGCGCGCCAACGCAGCCTAA
- a CDS encoding fumarate hydratase — translation MSTNSSTNIVIKQADFIESIADSLQYISYYHPKDFVDAMAQAYDREESAAAKDAIAQILINSRMSAEGKRPLCQDTGIVTSFVKIGMAVQWDKTDMTVQEMVDEGVRQAYLNPDNPLRASIVADPAGTRKNTRDNTPSVVHIDMVPGNHIEVMIAAKGGGSENKSKMVMLNPSDDIAEWVEKTLPTMGAGWCPPGMLGIGIGGTAEKAAVLAKESLMDPVDIHELMARGAETTEEKLRLDIFERANNTGIGAQGLGGLTTVLDIKIKSVPTHAASKPVVMIPNCAATRHVHFHLDGTGPADLTPPSLADWPEITREAGENTHHVDLDNVTQAEIETWKSGDTLLLNGKMLTGRDAAHKRIQTLIESGEGLPEGVDFTGKFIYYVGPVDPVGDEVVGPAGPTTATRMDKFTDLMLEKTGLMGMIGKSERGPQTVESIKKHKAVYLMAVGGAAYLVSKAIKKSRVVAFEDLGMEAIYEFDVQDMPVTVAVDTQGVNAHETGPAIWKVNIANAKAK, via the coding sequence ATGTCTACAAATTCTTCTACGAATATCGTGATTAAGCAAGCTGATTTTATCGAAAGCATTGCTGATTCTCTGCAGTATATTTCGTACTACCACCCTAAAGATTTCGTTGATGCAATGGCTCAGGCCTATGATCGTGAAGAAAGTGCCGCAGCGAAAGATGCGATCGCACAGATCCTAATAAACTCACGTATGTCAGCTGAAGGTAAACGTCCTTTATGCCAAGACACTGGTATTGTTACCAGTTTTGTCAAAATTGGTATGGCAGTTCAGTGGGACAAAACTGATATGACCGTTCAGGAAATGGTAGATGAAGGCGTACGCCAAGCTTACCTCAATCCAGATAATCCACTACGTGCATCAATCGTTGCTGATCCGGCAGGAACCCGTAAAAACACTCGTGATAATACGCCGTCAGTCGTACACATTGATATGGTGCCTGGTAACCATATTGAAGTGATGATTGCTGCAAAGGGTGGCGGATCAGAGAATAAATCTAAAATGGTGATGCTAAACCCGTCAGATGATATTGCTGAATGGGTTGAAAAAACATTGCCAACAATGGGCGCGGGTTGGTGTCCACCTGGAATGTTAGGTATAGGTATTGGTGGCACAGCTGAAAAAGCTGCGGTATTGGCTAAAGAATCATTAATGGATCCTGTCGATATCCATGAACTTATGGCTCGCGGTGCTGAAACCACTGAAGAGAAGCTGCGTTTAGATATTTTTGAGCGTGCTAACAACACAGGTATTGGCGCACAAGGTTTAGGCGGCTTAACCACGGTACTGGATATTAAAATTAAATCAGTGCCGACTCACGCAGCGTCAAAACCAGTGGTTATGATCCCTAACTGTGCAGCGACTCGTCACGTACATTTTCATCTAGATGGAACAGGTCCTGCAGATTTAACGCCGCCATCATTAGCTGATTGGCCTGAAATTACCCGCGAAGCAGGTGAAAATACTCACCATGTTGACCTTGATAATGTCACTCAAGCTGAAATCGAAACGTGGAAAAGTGGTGATACGTTATTGCTTAACGGCAAAATGTTAACCGGTCGCGATGCTGCTCATAAACGCATTCAAACCTTAATTGAATCAGGTGAAGGTTTACCGGAAGGTGTCGATTTTACCGGTAAATTTATTTACTACGTGGGTCCGGTTGATCCCGTTGGTGATGAAGTTGTTGGTCCTGCAGGCCCTACAACAGCAACACGTATGGACAAATTTACCGACCTGATGCTTGAGAAAACAGGTTTGATGGGCATGATTGGTAAATCTGAACGTGGACCACAAACTGTTGAGTCAATTAAAAAGCATAAAGCGGTATATCTAATGGCTGTGGGCGGCGCTGCTTACTTAGTGTCTAAAGCGATTAAGAAATCACGTGTTGTCGCGTTTGAAGACTTAGGTATGGAAGCCATTTACGAATTTGATGTTCAAGATATGCCCGTTACTGTTGCTGTAGATACGCAAGGGGTTAATGCCCATGAGACTGGTCCAGCGATTTGGAAAGTCAATATCGCCAATGCTAAAGCAAAATAA
- the glgX gene encoding glycogen debranching protein GlgX, translated as MDTVNPLLTGKPYPLGASVDDNGVNFALFSEHATQVVLCIFDEFGLNEKHYVLTRKTRQVWHGYLEGATDGTLYGYRVYGPYQPLLGHRFNHHKLLLDPYAKQLIGELEPNDANYGYQLDSDDSDLSFCDKDNAKYMPKCRVFDDRTLRNTPVKRLNIPLEQTIIYETHVKGFSVLNPEVNDDIKGTYAGFAAPSSIQYLKQLGVNCVELLPVQSFFNEPFLIEKNLSNYWGYNSIGFFAPNAAYMSGESITEFRDMVDSLHDAGIEVILDVVYNHTAEGSRLGPTLSFRGIDNANYYRLVSNEQRLYINDTGCGNTFNSNHPQVLQLIMDSLRYWVEVMGVDGFRFDLASCLGRETYGFDPGCGFFDALSQDPVLCQVKLIAEPWDIGPGGYQLGNYPIAFSEWNDRYRDTMRRFWRGDHGMLPEFARRFHGSGDLFEHHGRGPAASINFITSHDGYTLKDLVSYNERHNLANGEDNRDGHHENLSANYGEEGQTSLQEINLVRKRQQRNFLATLLLSQGVPMMLCGDEMGHSQQGNNNAYCQDNSICWIDWKSIDWSLVEFTSQLIRLRKQFPILCHREFIHEPEGKCDSGFVWYSRHGEPMSKRQWSESHTRTLAVMINSEVLPPYQQPQALLLLLNADTDAQTFTLPSMKGFSAWKCLMSSQSDNDDSPQQAQSNDENQPKLQSRSLMLFHAQLHVSPDKE; from the coding sequence ATGGATACGGTTAACCCTTTGCTTACAGGAAAGCCTTACCCCTTAGGTGCTAGCGTTGATGATAATGGCGTGAACTTTGCGCTGTTTTCTGAACATGCTACTCAGGTTGTGTTGTGTATTTTTGATGAGTTTGGACTTAATGAAAAACATTATGTTTTAACCCGAAAAACCAGACAGGTTTGGCATGGTTATCTAGAAGGTGCAACTGATGGCACTTTATACGGATATCGAGTATATGGCCCTTATCAACCGTTACTTGGGCATCGATTTAACCATCATAAATTGTTATTAGATCCCTACGCTAAGCAACTAATCGGAGAATTAGAACCCAATGATGCCAACTATGGTTACCAGTTAGACAGCGACGATTCAGACTTATCTTTTTGCGATAAAGATAACGCGAAATATATGCCTAAATGCCGTGTGTTTGATGACCGTACGCTAAGAAATACGCCAGTAAAAAGGCTCAATATTCCCTTAGAGCAAACCATCATTTATGAAACCCATGTGAAAGGCTTTAGTGTTTTGAACCCTGAAGTCAATGATGATATTAAAGGTACTTATGCTGGCTTTGCTGCCCCCAGCAGTATCCAGTATTTGAAGCAGTTAGGGGTTAACTGTGTTGAGTTATTGCCTGTACAGAGCTTTTTCAATGAGCCATTTTTAATCGAAAAGAACCTCAGTAATTACTGGGGCTACAACAGCATCGGCTTTTTTGCGCCAAATGCCGCTTATATGAGTGGCGAGAGTATTACAGAGTTCCGCGACATGGTTGATAGCCTGCACGATGCGGGTATCGAAGTAATCTTAGATGTGGTTTATAACCATACTGCAGAAGGCAGTCGTTTGGGACCTACCTTAAGCTTTCGCGGCATCGACAACGCCAACTATTATCGATTGGTGTCTAACGAACAGCGTTTGTATATCAATGATACTGGTTGTGGTAACACCTTTAATTCAAACCATCCGCAAGTGTTGCAATTGATTATGGACTCATTGCGATATTGGGTTGAAGTCATGGGAGTTGATGGTTTTAGATTTGATTTAGCCAGTTGCTTAGGCCGTGAAACCTATGGTTTTGATCCCGGCTGCGGTTTTTTTGATGCCTTATCGCAAGATCCCGTGTTGTGTCAGGTGAAACTGATTGCCGAGCCTTGGGATATTGGTCCCGGTGGTTATCAACTGGGTAATTATCCTATCGCATTTAGTGAATGGAACGATCGCTACAGAGATACCATGCGCCGTTTTTGGCGCGGCGATCATGGCATGCTTCCAGAGTTTGCAAGGCGCTTTCATGGTTCTGGCGATTTGTTTGAACATCACGGCAGAGGGCCGGCGGCCAGTATCAATTTTATCACTAGCCATGATGGCTATACGCTAAAGGATTTAGTCAGTTATAACGAACGGCACAATCTCGCTAACGGTGAAGATAACCGTGATGGTCACCATGAAAACCTCAGTGCCAATTATGGTGAAGAAGGCCAGACCAGCCTGCAAGAAATCAATTTAGTTCGAAAACGCCAGCAGCGTAATTTCCTTGCCACCTTATTGTTATCACAAGGTGTGCCGATGATGCTTTGTGGTGATGAAATGGGTCACAGTCAGCAAGGTAATAACAATGCTTACTGCCAAGACAATTCAATATGTTGGATTGACTGGAAATCCATTGATTGGTCGTTAGTTGAGTTTACTTCTCAACTCATTAGGTTACGTAAACAATTTCCCATTTTATGTCACCGTGAGTTTATACATGAACCCGAAGGCAAGTGTGATAGTGGTTTTGTTTGGTATAGCCGTCATGGTGAGCCGATGTCAAAGCGTCAATGGAGTGAATCACACACACGTACTCTAGCGGTAATGATTAATTCAGAAGTATTACCGCCATATCAACAACCCCAAGCGTTATTACTGTTATTAAATGCCGATACCGATGCCCAGACATTCACCTTGCCCAGTATGAAGGGTTTTAGTGCTTGGAAATGCTTGATGTCTTCGCAAAGTGATAACGATGATAGCCCTCAACAAGCCCAAAGCAACGACGAAAACCAACCCAAACTTCAAAGCCGAAGCCTGATGTTATTTCATGCACAACTACACGTTAGTCCAGATAAGGAATGA
- a CDS encoding glycogen synthase — protein sequence MKKVLMIAAENDAISGAKVGGMADVIRDLPPTLASEGIAADVAMPNYGYIGNLYGAANIGTVSIKFGANVEFVNVLIMPRPNSEPIAVSSLGDTEQVALENVSSQVYLFDHPLFNSADNEIYSSSSHDRPFADDATKFALFNLAVAQAYVDGLIAPVDVLHMHDWHAGLLVMLRAFDPQYAVLQQCQCVFSIHNLALQGIRPIRDDVSSFTAWYPQLSYQLSDEQKSQLCDPRYPHCINPMKMGIVLSDKVHLVSPTYANEVLMPSDHLNGFFGGEGLETAMQEKHARGDIIGILNGCVYDSIDAPLKANLKNNSTNQSQVQTKTRIKQSAQALSHFLKQSQNAVIKWLGRSEFTRNVDQIALTRLQQCIQNQTSKATGIDFLMTSVGRLTDQKVLLLRQPYGVNQTTLDAMLIEFKTLKPQGLFVLLGSGDSDIAKEFQQVASKHDNFVFLNGYDQHVSELMYQLGDLFIMPSSFEPCGISQLLAMKEGQPCIAHGVGGLRDTIKDLQTGWLFEGNNLTHQSEQLIKVMSKVLTLSNNEPKQFSEIGKAASEERFSWQMVAKQYRQKLYS from the coding sequence GTGAAAAAAGTATTAATGATCGCTGCGGAAAATGATGCAATTTCGGGTGCTAAAGTGGGTGGGATGGCTGATGTGATTAGAGATCTTCCTCCTACGTTAGCAAGTGAAGGGATTGCTGCTGATGTCGCTATGCCAAACTATGGTTATATTGGAAACTTGTATGGTGCAGCCAACATTGGCACTGTTTCAATTAAGTTCGGTGCTAATGTTGAATTCGTTAATGTATTAATCATGCCTAGGCCCAATTCAGAGCCTATTGCTGTTTCAAGTCTTGGTGACACTGAACAAGTTGCACTGGAAAACGTATCTAGCCAAGTCTATTTATTTGATCATCCATTATTTAATAGCGCCGACAATGAAATATATAGCTCAAGTAGTCACGACAGGCCATTTGCCGATGATGCGACTAAATTTGCGTTATTTAACTTAGCTGTTGCACAAGCGTATGTTGATGGTTTGATTGCACCCGTTGATGTCCTTCACATGCACGATTGGCATGCCGGTTTGTTAGTGATGCTTAGAGCGTTTGATCCACAATATGCAGTTTTACAGCAGTGCCAATGTGTATTCTCAATTCATAACCTTGCTTTACAGGGCATCAGACCTATCCGTGATGATGTTTCATCGTTTACAGCGTGGTATCCACAGCTTAGTTATCAATTATCAGATGAACAAAAATCACAATTGTGCGATCCAAGATACCCTCATTGCATTAATCCAATGAAAATGGGCATTGTGTTAAGTGATAAAGTTCATTTAGTTTCCCCAACATACGCCAATGAAGTGTTAATGCCATCCGATCATCTTAATGGTTTTTTTGGCGGCGAGGGTTTAGAAACTGCGATGCAAGAAAAGCATGCCAGAGGTGACATTATTGGTATTTTAAACGGTTGTGTTTATGACTCAATTGACGCTCCTTTGAAGGCTAATTTAAAAAACAATTCTACAAATCAATCTCAAGTTCAAACTAAGACGCGAATTAAACAATCAGCACAAGCGTTAAGCCATTTTTTAAAGCAATCTCAGAATGCAGTCATTAAGTGGCTTGGTCGATCAGAATTTACCCGTAATGTTGACCAGATTGCTTTAACTCGATTACAGCAATGCATTCAAAATCAAACGAGTAAAGCCACAGGAATAGACTTCTTGATGACATCAGTCGGTCGTTTAACGGATCAAAAGGTATTACTACTTCGCCAACCATATGGCGTTAATCAAACCACGCTGGATGCAATGCTGATTGAATTTAAAACCCTTAAACCACAGGGTCTATTTGTATTGTTAGGCAGTGGCGACAGTGATATAGCCAAAGAATTTCAGCAAGTGGCGTCAAAGCATGACAATTTTGTTTTTCTTAATGGCTACGACCAGCATGTATCTGAGTTGATGTACCAACTAGGTGACTTATTTATCATGCCTAGTAGTTTTGAACCATGTGGTATTAGCCAGTTATTGGCCATGAAAGAAGGGCAGCCCTGTATTGCTCACGGGGTTGGAGGTTTAAGAGATACCATTAAAGATCTGCAAACGGGTTGGTTGTTTGAGGGGAATAATTTAACACATCAATCTGAACAATTGATTAAAGTGATGTCTAAGGTATTAACCCTAAGTAACAATGAACCTAAACAATTTAGTGAAATTGGCAAAGCGGCGAGTGAGGAACGCTTTAGCTGGCAGATGGTAGCTAAGCAATATCGTCAAAAGCTTTATAGTTGA